The following are from one region of the Mesorhizobium sp. B4-1-4 genome:
- a CDS encoding response regulator transcription factor — MGTTVGLHNAASTNQPEILSSSTRRENQQADRQCLLILDGRALDRECLASALEDHDLGMAVAAMGTIEEWRIKKDAHPPLTAILFNVGGRKVTDRNIGDEIRLISSEFKYVPVILLADSEELAQILTALECGARGYIPTSVGIDVCVEAVNLAAAGGIFVPASSVLSMRHLIDSGSRDTRPLTTMFTHRQAEVAQALRRGKANKIIAFELNLRESTVKVHIRNIMKKLKATNRTEVAYKVNDLFGESASAAE; from the coding sequence ATGGGCACCACAGTTGGACTGCATAATGCTGCTTCGACAAATCAACCAGAAATTTTGTCGAGCAGTACTAGAAGAGAAAACCAACAGGCAGATAGACAATGCCTCCTTATTCTGGACGGAAGGGCCTTGGACCGGGAATGTCTGGCATCAGCCCTTGAGGATCACGATCTTGGCATGGCCGTTGCCGCCATGGGCACCATCGAGGAATGGCGCATAAAGAAGGATGCACACCCTCCTTTAACTGCCATTTTATTTAATGTTGGCGGACGCAAAGTTACCGATAGAAACATCGGAGATGAGATCAGGTTGATCTCATCAGAATTCAAGTATGTTCCGGTAATACTACTAGCTGACTCGGAAGAACTCGCACAGATACTGACAGCACTTGAATGCGGTGCTCGCGGATACATCCCAACCTCTGTCGGCATTGATGTCTGCGTCGAAGCTGTCAACCTTGCAGCGGCTGGCGGCATCTTCGTACCGGCCAGCAGTGTGCTGTCCATGCGGCATCTGATCGATTCAGGCAGCCGCGACACCCGTCCATTGACCACTATGTTCACGCACCGACAAGCTGAAGTGGCTCAGGCGCTTCGGCGCGGCAAGGCGAATAAAATCATAGCCTTCGAACTGAACTTGCGCGAAAGCACTGTGAAGGTTCACATCCGAAATATCATGAAGAAGCTGAAGGCGACCAACAGGACAGAGGTCGCTTACAAGGTCAACGACCTTTTCGGGGAAAGCGCTTCCGCGGCAGAGTGA
- the rfbC gene encoding dTDP-4-dehydrorhamnose 3,5-epimerase produces the protein MQFTETELKGVWLIEPTSVIDDRGSFTRLFCEKEMADFGLATRFVQHSRAHSVKKGTLRGLHFQEEPYAEVKLVSCVRGVIFDVVVDMRPNSPTRYQWLSCELTPANMRQIYIPAGCAHGLQTLTDDTEVSYLISQFYTPHASTGLRYNDPVFSISWPLMPTAMSERDRTWPLLKQRTAGGAL, from the coding sequence ATGCAGTTTACCGAGACGGAGTTGAAAGGTGTTTGGTTGATCGAGCCGACGTCTGTAATCGACGACCGCGGATCCTTCACTCGTCTGTTCTGCGAAAAGGAGATGGCCGATTTCGGATTGGCTACGCGCTTTGTCCAGCACAGCAGGGCACATTCGGTAAAAAAAGGAACGCTGCGGGGATTACATTTCCAGGAGGAACCCTATGCCGAGGTAAAGCTCGTCTCCTGCGTACGCGGCGTAATTTTCGATGTCGTGGTGGACATGCGTCCGAACTCGCCGACACGTTACCAGTGGTTGAGCTGCGAGTTGACGCCCGCGAACATGAGGCAGATCTATATTCCCGCCGGATGCGCGCATGGTCTCCAGACGCTCACGGATGATACCGAGGTCTCGTATCTGATATCGCAGTTCTATACGCCGCACGCGTCGACAGGCCTCCGCTACAACGATCCCGTCTTCTCAATAAGCTGGCCTTTGATGCCGACAGCGATGTCGGAAAGGGACAGGACGTGGCCGCTGCTCAAGCAGCGAACCGCCGGCGGGGCACTATAG
- a CDS encoding PIG-L deacetylase family protein, whose translation MKGLGLARRGEELSVLCLGAHSDDIEIGAGGTILSLIASGVKLHVHWCVLSGGGQRSAEARASAKAFLQGSNSSHVDVADFEDSYFPVQSRQIKHWLIDVRSRIDPDVVFTHARLDAHQDHREVNQLTWNVFRDQLVLEYEIPKWDGDLGQPNAYVPLAADVLEHKIELLHEHFGTQRSKDWFDRDTFVGLARLRGMECRAPEHFAEAFTVRKARIF comes from the coding sequence ATGAAGGGGCTTGGCCTCGCGCGCCGAGGGGAGGAACTTTCGGTCCTCTGCCTTGGAGCCCACTCCGACGACATCGAAATAGGCGCTGGAGGCACAATTCTCAGCCTGATTGCTTCGGGAGTGAAACTCCACGTCCATTGGTGCGTGTTGAGCGGCGGCGGTCAGCGATCGGCCGAAGCCAGGGCGTCGGCCAAGGCTTTCCTTCAAGGCTCCAACTCGTCCCATGTCGACGTCGCGGATTTTGAGGACAGCTACTTCCCAGTTCAAAGTCGACAGATCAAACACTGGTTGATTGATGTAAGGTCAAGGATCGATCCCGACGTCGTGTTCACACACGCCAGGCTCGATGCCCACCAGGACCATCGGGAGGTCAACCAGCTGACTTGGAATGTCTTTCGTGACCAACTCGTGCTCGAATATGAGATCCCGAAGTGGGACGGCGACCTTGGCCAGCCCAATGCATACGTGCCGCTTGCGGCCGACGTCCTGGAACACAAGATCGAGCTTCTCCATGAGCACTTCGGGACGCAGCGTTCCAAGGACTGGTTCGACCGTGATACCTTCGTTGGGCTTGCGAGATTGCGCGGAATGGAATGCAGGGCGCCGGAGCATTTCGCTGAGGCGTTCACTGTCAGAAAGGCGAGAATTTTCTAG
- a CDS encoding sugar phosphate nucleotidyltransferase, producing the protein MKVVLFCGGRGTRIRDYSDSIPKPMIPLGHQPILRHVMQWYSDYGHDEFILCLGYKANIIKDFFLNTKPQTFSDCVVTQGGRDVKLLGDIVRDWSITLLDTGIWRNIGERLWAARDHVRNENMFMANYSDGLTNVDLGDMIAKFESSGKIGCFLAVRAPLTYHLADIAEDGRVREFRTTETSEIWINGGYFVFRPEIFDYMRDGEELVLEPFKRLIDDNMLMAYKHEGFWRSMDTLRDWQSLEDMVEKGDMPWNRKITDEKLRRSMVMAAS; encoded by the coding sequence ATGAAAGTCGTGCTTTTCTGTGGTGGCCGCGGGACACGGATACGCGACTATTCCGACAGCATACCGAAACCGATGATCCCGCTAGGCCATCAGCCCATCCTGCGCCACGTCATGCAGTGGTACAGCGATTACGGGCATGACGAATTTATCCTGTGTCTGGGCTACAAGGCCAACATCATCAAGGACTTCTTCCTGAACACGAAGCCACAGACCTTTTCTGACTGCGTGGTCACGCAGGGCGGCCGGGACGTCAAGCTGCTCGGCGACATCGTCAGGGACTGGAGCATTACCCTGCTCGACACAGGCATCTGGCGCAACATTGGAGAGCGCCTTTGGGCCGCCAGGGACCATGTCAGGAACGAGAATATGTTCATGGCCAACTATTCAGATGGGCTGACCAATGTCGACCTCGGCGACATGATCGCTAAATTCGAGTCGAGCGGCAAAATCGGATGCTTTCTCGCTGTACGGGCGCCGCTGACATATCATTTGGCCGACATAGCTGAAGACGGCCGTGTGCGGGAGTTCCGCACAACGGAGACGTCTGAGATCTGGATCAATGGTGGCTATTTCGTGTTCCGGCCTGAGATCTTCGATTACATGCGTGACGGCGAGGAACTCGTCCTCGAGCCGTTCAAGCGATTGATCGATGACAACATGCTCATGGCCTACAAACACGAGGGGTTCTGGCGTTCGATGGATACGCTGCGCGATTGGCAGTCGCTCGAGGACATGGTCGAAAAAGGCGACATGCCCTGGAATCGCAAGATCACCGACGAGAAACTTAGACGCAGCATGGTGATGGCTGCATCATGA
- a CDS encoding class I SAM-dependent methyltransferase, with protein sequence MNIQAVEVVRDHNTIHSNVGCRLCGSRLRHKLVDLGMSPPCESFLRADQLDEMERYYPLNVLVCDTCYLVQLKEYMSPDSIFSEYAYFSSFSTSWVAHAKAYCEGITKRLGLGSNSLAVELASNDGYLLQHFLPLGVPVLGVEPAANVARSAIEKGVPTRVDFFGVRLALQLVTEGLRADLIIGNNVLAQVPDLNDFVAGMKILLKPEGVITLEFPHIERLMAENQFDTIYHEHFSYFSLLTIEVMAARHRMRVIDVEELPTHGGSLRVYLANEDSGRSVNERVAQVLDREKRHGLTEMATYASFGQKAQRAKRDLLAFLISAKNEGRKICGYGAPGKGNTLLNYCAIGPDFLDFTVDRNPYKHGRFTPGMHIPIKPIDAIDHAKPDYILILPWNLKDEIIRQMHHTAGWGAKFVVPIPFVTVIDPSELPK encoded by the coding sequence ATGAACATTCAGGCCGTCGAAGTCGTTCGCGATCACAATACGATACATAGCAATGTCGGCTGCAGGCTTTGCGGATCGCGCCTGCGGCACAAGCTGGTCGATCTCGGCATGTCGCCGCCTTGCGAGAGCTTTCTGCGGGCTGACCAACTGGACGAGATGGAACGCTACTACCCATTGAACGTCCTGGTTTGCGATACGTGCTACCTGGTGCAGCTCAAGGAATATATGAGCCCCGACTCCATCTTCAGCGAATATGCCTATTTTTCCTCTTTCTCGACAAGCTGGGTAGCTCATGCGAAGGCCTATTGCGAGGGGATCACAAAACGCCTTGGCCTTGGTTCCAACAGCCTGGCGGTGGAGCTCGCCAGCAATGATGGCTACCTGCTTCAGCATTTCTTGCCCCTAGGCGTTCCCGTTCTTGGTGTCGAACCAGCCGCCAATGTTGCGCGCTCAGCGATCGAGAAGGGCGTGCCAACCAGGGTCGATTTCTTCGGGGTCCGCCTGGCACTTCAACTGGTGACCGAAGGGCTTCGCGCCGACCTCATCATCGGCAACAACGTCCTAGCCCAGGTGCCGGACCTCAACGACTTCGTGGCCGGAATGAAGATCCTCCTCAAGCCGGAAGGCGTCATCACCCTTGAGTTCCCCCATATTGAACGGCTGATGGCCGAAAACCAGTTCGACACCATCTATCACGAGCATTTTTCATATTTCTCATTGCTGACCATCGAGGTGATGGCCGCTCGCCACCGGATGCGAGTCATCGACGTCGAGGAACTGCCTACGCATGGCGGCTCGCTTCGTGTCTACCTCGCCAACGAGGACAGCGGTCGCAGTGTAAATGAACGTGTTGCCCAAGTCCTTGATCGAGAAAAGCGGCACGGATTGACGGAAATGGCCACCTACGCCTCGTTCGGCCAAAAGGCACAGCGCGCCAAGCGAGATCTTTTGGCGTTCCTGATTTCGGCCAAGAACGAAGGCAGGAAGATCTGCGGCTATGGCGCGCCTGGTAAGGGCAACACGTTACTCAACTACTGCGCAATCGGCCCCGATTTCCTCGACTTTACAGTCGACCGAAATCCCTACAAGCACGGCCGCTTCACGCCAGGCATGCACATTCCCATCAAGCCGATCGACGCGATCGATCACGCGAAGCCGGACTACATATTGATCCTGCCATGGAACTTGAAGGACGAGATTATCCGGCAGATGCATCACACCGCCGGCTGGGGCGCGAAATTCGTTGTGCCGATTCCTTTCGTGACAGTGATCGATCCATCGGAGTTACCGAAATGA
- a CDS encoding glutamate-1-semialdehyde 2,1-aminomutase, giving the protein MSEQSLFFRKSVRLQDRARQLIPGGCHTYAKGDDQYPILAPGFIERGLGCHVWDVDGNEYIEYGMGNRSVGLGHAYPTVLRAVEAALPGGSNFTRPARIEVDCAETFVEHIGAQMVKFCKDGSHATSGAVRLARAYTGRDLVACCADHPFFSTDDWFIGTTPMDAGIPEVVRNLTVTFRYNDIASVKDLFDTYPGKLAAFILEPSRGDDPADGFLHEVQRLCREKGALLIFDEMITGFRWHAAGAQKLYGIEPDLMTFGKALGNGFSVSALAGKREYMRLGGLEHTDRPRVFLLSTTHGAETHALAAAIATMRTYQTEPVIEHLHLQGTKLRDGITEAARRHGVDGHFKVVGRPCCLAFATLDRDGKPSQAYRSLFLQETIKRGVLMPSLVVSYTHDNAAIMKTIEAVDSALAVYAQALESGTDRLLIGRPSQVVFRRFNEGNDVRISAAAS; this is encoded by the coding sequence ATGTCTGAACAGAGCCTTTTTTTTCGCAAGTCCGTCCGGTTGCAAGATCGCGCGCGCCAACTGATCCCGGGTGGCTGCCACACCTACGCGAAGGGCGATGATCAGTATCCCATTCTCGCACCGGGCTTCATTGAGCGTGGTCTTGGATGCCATGTCTGGGACGTCGACGGCAACGAGTACATTGAATATGGCATGGGCAACCGTTCCGTCGGGTTGGGGCATGCCTACCCGACAGTGTTGAGAGCCGTGGAGGCGGCGCTACCCGGGGGTTCAAATTTCACGCGACCCGCAAGGATCGAAGTCGACTGCGCTGAGACGTTTGTGGAACATATCGGCGCGCAGATGGTCAAATTCTGCAAAGATGGCTCGCATGCCACTTCCGGCGCCGTGCGCCTTGCTCGCGCCTACACGGGCCGCGATCTTGTCGCCTGTTGCGCCGACCATCCATTCTTTTCGACCGACGACTGGTTCATTGGAACCACACCGATGGACGCGGGCATTCCGGAGGTGGTGCGAAATCTTACCGTCACCTTCCGCTACAACGATATCGCTAGCGTAAAAGATCTGTTCGACACATACCCGGGCAAGCTGGCCGCCTTTATCCTCGAGCCGTCCCGCGGAGACGATCCAGCAGACGGCTTCCTGCATGAAGTCCAGCGTCTTTGCAGGGAAAAAGGCGCGCTGCTCATCTTCGACGAAATGATTACCGGATTTCGGTGGCATGCAGCCGGAGCTCAGAAACTCTATGGCATCGAACCGGACCTTATGACGTTCGGCAAAGCGCTTGGGAATGGCTTCTCGGTCTCTGCCCTGGCAGGCAAGCGTGAATACATGCGGCTTGGTGGCTTGGAGCATACCGACCGACCAAGGGTGTTTCTGCTGTCGACCACGCACGGCGCGGAAACCCATGCGCTTGCGGCGGCTATCGCGACCATGCGAACGTACCAGACCGAGCCTGTCATCGAGCACCTGCACCTTCAGGGCACAAAGCTTAGGGATGGGATCACGGAAGCTGCCAGACGTCACGGCGTGGATGGCCACTTCAAGGTCGTCGGCCGCCCCTGCTGCTTGGCGTTTGCCACGCTCGATCGCGATGGCAAGCCGTCGCAGGCATATCGCTCCCTTTTCCTTCAAGAAACGATCAAACGCGGAGTGCTCATGCCGTCATTGGTCGTCAGCTATACTCACGACAATGCGGCGATCATGAAGACCATAGAAGCCGTCGACAGCGCATTGGCGGTGTATGCGCAGGCCCTGGAATCGGGAACGGACCGGCTCTTGATCGGGCGCCCGTCCCAGGTGGTCTTCCGTCGATTTAACGAAGGCAACGATGTGCGAATTTCAGCGGCGGCGAGCTAG